The genome window CGGCGACAGCGCCGCCGGCGGCGCGCCAAACCGCTTCGATCGTCTTCGGACACATCAGCGTATCGCTGTCCAGCGCCGAATAGCCTTCGCGCGGCGCCGCGCGCTCGAGGGCCGTGAGATAGGCGCGCGGATGGACGCGCTCCAGGGATTCCGCTTGCGCTTCAGGCGCATTCATCCGGCTCAGGGACGCGAATCGCGCGTGCTCCAAGCCGCGCTGGATCGCCCGCAACCGCTCGGGGGCTTCAGGATGGCCGGGACCCATCTCATGAAGGAGCCCGCTTTCATGTGTGATGAGGAGGGTTTTCAATGCTGCGACGCAATCCGAGCGGGCGACGCTACGCCAGTCAACGTCATGATTTTCCGCCTTCTCCGGCTTTCTGTCCATGGAAAAGAAATCGTAAAGCTCGAGGGCGGCGCGCCGGTCAGCGTGGCGCCGGCGCAACAGTAAGGGAATAATTCGGAAGACGTGATCCCAGCGCCAAAGTTCATGATAAGAAAATCGTAACAACTGTTTTGCGGCGGGAAGGAGTGCCCGAAATGAGTTTCAGATATGTGACGGCGGCGTCAGCGCTTCTTGCTGTCTTTTTGGCTGGCTGCAACGGGGGGACGCCTCTTCCCGATCCGAGGCTTAACGGCCGCGACGCCGAATTCATGGCGCTCGCGCCTAAAGCTGGGGTCAGTTCGCAATACGAACGCTACCTCGTCGACTATAAGACGAACGAGCCCGTCGGTTCGATCATCGTCGATAACCGCTCGAAGTTCCTCTACTATGTCATGCCGGGCGGCAAGGCCGTGCGCTACGGCGTCGCCACCGGACAGGACGCCATGGCCTTCACCGGCCGGGCCTATGTCGGCGGCATGCAGGAATGGCCGCGGTGGATCCCGCCAAAGGACATGCTCGAGCGCTGGCCGCATCTGCAGCCGACCGCGGACGCCGGCGGTCTGCCAGGCGGTCCCGACAATCCGCTCGGCTCGCGGGCGCTCTACCTCTATCAGAACGGCAAGGATACGCTCTATCGTATCCACGGCACCAATGAGCCGGACAAGATCGGACAAGCGGTGTCCTCGGGCTGCATTCGCATGCGCGACATCGACGCGATCGATCTCTACAACCGCGTGAAGGTCGGCACGAAAGTCGTCGTGCTCTAAGCCTCTCGCCACACTTCGTTAAGCTTCCTGCGACGCCCTCCGCCCAGCGCGAGGGCGTCGTCTTTTTGCCGTCAGACGGCTCGCCCGTCGCTCGGCCTGACCGCAGCCCGAGCGAAACCGGCCGTAGACCGGTCGCGCATGTGCGCCGTCGCACTGCGCCAGGGTCAAGCGGACCTTAATGTCGCGAATGTTCGCAGGGTGCGGGCGACCAAAGTGGGGGATTGATTATGCGTCCGACGACAAGCATGGGCTGCTTAGTCCTGGTGGTCTGCGTTCTCTTGCTGGAATTCGCCGGCGCGGGCGCTTACCTCGCGTCGTCCGCGCAAGCGAAACCCTCGGATCCTTGCTACGGCTACGCGATTTGCCAGTAAAATTTTCGTTCGTTCCCGCGATGTGTGGAACGCGCGCCCGACATCTGCGTTTCTTTTCTGAAAGGCCGGCGCGCCCCAATCAACGCTCGAAAGAGCGGAGAGTCGGAGCGCCGCGCCTTTCAAGTTTTCATATGGAGCGAGAGGCGGAAGGCTGGGCCCGTCATGCGCAATTTGGTTTTATATGTGTTGATGTTGTTCCTGTTCGCGGCAAGCGTTGCAAGCGCCACGACGATTCTCTCTCGGCCGTCGCCCAGCGACGACGATTTCTGCTTTGGATACGCGATCTGCGAATAGTCACGCCGAAAGTTTCTGACGCGCGCGTTCACGCAAGCGCGCGACGCCGCGCGTCAGCGAGCCGGCGTCAACGCCGATAAGCGCTTCTATTCGCCTGCACATTGCGTCGGCGGTCTGACGGATGCGCTGTTTGAACGGCGCGACCAGTCGGGCCGCCCAGGCGCGAATCGCGATGACGACCGAATAGATCTGACGGAAGCGGTCGAGCTGCATCAGCTTGTCCCGGCAGATGTCGAAAAGAAACGACATGACGCCGAGCGCCAGCGTTTTGGCGAGAAGGATCGCCAAAAGCCCCGTGAACACATGTCCATGCGCGATTAACCCAAAAGCGATCAGCTTGGCCGGGAGAATCGCGAACGCTGGCGCGACAAATATCCCTAATGTTTTTAACGGCGTAAGCGTCGCAACGAAGTCCTTGAACCGCCGTTCGTAGCGTTCAAGCCCAAGCGCGCGTCCAAGAGCGTGCAGCCATTGGCTGAAATGATCCCACAGCCAGGTTTCGACCAGAAAGAGGAGGGCGAGCGTGAACCAGAACGCGTCCTTCAGACGCTGTTTCCAATTTTCCATACGTCTTCCTCTCACAGGCGGCGGGTGCGAAGCTCAAGCCCCGGCAATCGCGCGGGGCCGACACGGCTCAAATGTGGATGGCGCGTTTGGCGACGGCGAAGGCCGCCTCGCGCATCGCCTCGGAGAGCGTCGGATGGGCGTGGCAGGTGCGCGCGAGATCTTCCGCCGAGCCGGAAAATTCCATCAACACCGCAGCTTCAGCGATCAATTCGCCGGCCGCGGCGCCAAGAATATGGACGCCGACCACCCGGTCGGTCGCGGCGTCGGCGATGATCTTCACGAAGCCGTCGGTCGCGCGCATCGCGCGCGCGCGGCCATTGGCGGTAAAGGGAAATTTGCCGATCGCAACCTCGATCCCGCGGGATTTGGCCTCTTCCTCGGTCATGCCGACCGCGGCGACCTCCGGCATCGTATAGACGACGCTCGGAATGACGCCGTAATTCACATGCCCCGCCTGTCCGGCGAGGATTTCGGCGACGGCGATGCCTTCGTCCTCCGCCTTATGGGCGAGCATCGGTCCGCGCACGACGTCGCCGATCGCGTAGACTCCCGGAACATTGGTCGCGAAGCCTTCGTCGATGACGATGCGCCCGCGCTCCAGGGCGACGCCGGCGCCCTCTAATCCGAGGCCCTGCGTGAACGGAATGCGGCCCGTCGCGATGAGCACGGCGTCGGCCTCGATCGTGTCGGACGTCGCGCCGTCGACCGACGAATAGGAGACGACGGCGCGCTCGGCCTTGCCGGCTCCCTCGCGCCGCACGCCTGTCACCTTGGAGGCGAGGCGGAACGCGAAGCCCTGTTTTTCGAGGATCTTCTGGAAGCGCGCGGCGATCTCGAGATCGAAGCCCGGTAGAATGCGCTCGAGATATTCGATCGCAATCACTTCCGTCCCGAGCCGGCGCCAGACCGATCCAAGCTCGAGTCCGATGACGCCCGCGCCGACGACGGCCAGCCGCTTCGGCGTCTTCGCCAAGGCCAAGGCGCCGGTCGACGAAAGGATCAGCTTTTCGTCGACCGGAATCTGCGCGCCGGCGGCGTCGCGCAGCGGCGCGACGGCGGAGCCGGTGGCGAGGACAATGTTTTTCGTTTCCAGCGTCTGAACGGCGCCTTCCGCCCCGACGACCTCGACCCGCCCGACGCCCTTCAGCCGGCCGACGCCGCGAAACGACTCGATCTTGTGCTTTCGAAACAGGAAGGCGACGCCATTGACGTTCGCGCCGACGGTGTCGTCCTTGTGCTTCATCATCGCCGCAAGATCGAGACGCGGCGGATCGACCATGACGCCGAGCGGCGCCAATCCATGCGCCGCCTCCGCGAACATATGCGACGCGTGAAGCAGCGCCTTCGACGGAATGCAGCCGACATTGAGGCATGTGCCGCCGAATGTCGGGTCCTTCTCGACGACGGCCGTCTTCAATCCAAGTTGCGCCGCGCGGATCGCGCAAACGTAACCGCCTGGACCGGATCCGATCACGATGAGATCGTAGGTCATGTCATCCGCAATTCAAAAATGGCGACGCTTCCAAGACGCGCTTCTCAGATAAACGCATCCGCGATGAACTTTGGCTAAACGCGCCTCTCGGAAATCAGGCGGCGGCCCAGACGTAGATGAGCGTCGCGACCAGGCCGAGCGCGGTTTGACCCAGCTCCAGACGCCCCCAAAGGTCGATGACCTTGCGCGCCTCATGCGCCGCGTCGGCCTGGATCAGCGCCAGGATGCGGTTGTTGAGCGGCACGATGGCCAGATAGGTGTAGGGCCAGCTCGCGATGGCGAGCAGCGCGCCGAATAGCCATCTGACGTCATCGAGTTCGCGATAGGCGATGAAGCCGAAGAGGGCGGCAAGCGCGGCGAAACTTGCGAGCACGATGAAGCCGCGGTGATCGGAGGGCTCCCACTCCTTGATCAGCGCGTCGTCAGTAAGCGCAAGCCGCGCCGGCTGTTCGACATAGTTGACGTAGAGCGAAGCGCCGGTGAAAGCGCCAGCCGTCGCGAGCGCAAGCGAACCAATAATCATTGAAGCGTCCTTTGGCGGTCGGCGCATCATTCGGCGTTCCTGGCGAATCGACCCCGACCGCCGACCCGCCGCCGTCATTCTTTAAGCTGACTCGATCGCTTCCTCGTCGCAGACGACGCGGGAGTTGCTCTCGGCTTCAGCGGCGACGTCGATTTTCACCGCCTTCACCGCATCCTGCTCTTTTCGGCGATCGGTGAAATGGTCGAAGAACACCCTCATGGCGCGATCGACGCCATAAGGATTGATGCGTCGCGTATCTTCCCGATAGAACATCGGCACGTTCGGAGAAACCGTGGCGAGATCATAGGACGGGAGATAGGCGATGTTCGGCCTTGCCCGGACCACCTCGTCGGCAGCGGCGCGCAAAATCGCCTTCACGGCGCAGTTCGATTCGATGACGTGCCGATCTTCGTAGGTCGCGATAATGCCGACAGGCGACACGCTCAGCACGATGCGAACCTTGGGATTGACCTCGCGAATGAGGTCGACGGCGGCCATGAAGTCGCGCACGACTTCGCTGACCGTCATATTGTAGAACTCGTAGACGCCCGGATCCCAGGTTCCGCCGGCGACGCCCGGCGCAAGCTGCAGGATCGCGCCATCCGGCTTGTGGCGCCAGGTCTCGGTGTGGCCGAATGTGAAGACGAAGACGTCCATCGTCTCGAGCATGTGGCGGACCGCGGCGAGATGCCGCGCGCGATCGGCGCGCATCTCGTCGACAGTGGCGTATCCGTCCGGTTCGATGCGCGGCCGGAACGGATCGACGACGCGGCCGTCTTCCGGACGGTTCCAGAAATCGAGTTGCGGCGTGAAGCGTCCATAGGCGCGCTGGATCAATTGCAGCAGCTGCGCGGTCGTGTAGAGATTGCCGTAGCGGCAGGAATACATCGAGTAGTTGCGGCGCAGCGCTTCATCGGCGGACATGCCGGCCGGCGGCTGCTCGGCGAGATAATAATGGAATCCGCTCGCCTGCAGGCGCATCGCGATCTCCTGCGCGAAGCAGCTGCCGCCTGTGGCGACCTTGTCCTGCGGCGAAATCTTGAACGGCGTGCGAATGATCGGATCGAGCGCGAAGGGCGGCAGCGAGGTCACCGCCTTGCGCCAAAAGCGATGGTCGGGTAGGGAGCTATAGGGGTTCTCCGCCATGGTCGCACTCCTTTCTGATCCGCCCGATGGTCGCGGATCGAGATTTTCCCGCGTCGTTCGCGAGCCGCCTTCTGGCGTCGCAACATAGACGGCGCCCGCCCGCTTGTCACCCGGCGGCGCCGCTGAGAACGCCCGCGCCGTCGCCAATTCATGAAAGACCGCATGTTAACGCAGGTTGACAGACAGATTCTAAAATCCTGGCGTCAATACGCCATCGAGCCGAGGATCGCGAAATTCACCGGCCGCATCATGCGCAACACCGGGCCGCGGATCGCCATCATCGGCAACTGCCAGAGTTTCGGCGTCGCCTATGCGATGAAAGTGCTCGATCCGAGCGCGACGGTCGATCATTTCTCGATGATCGCCCGCGCCCGCTCGACGATGGGCCTCTTCGTCAAGACGCTGGAGACGTACGATTACGTCTTCTCGCATGACTTTCTTGACGGCCATGTGCGCGGCGGCGGATCGGAGGAACTACGCCAGCGTCTGCCGAAAACGATCATGTTTCCCGCGATCACCTTCGCGGCCTTCCATCCCGATCTCGTCTATATTCACGATCTGTCGCGCATGCATGGTTTCGTTTGCGGGCCGATCGGTCCCTACCATTCGGCGATCGCGCTTTTCGCCTATCGGAAGGGCCTGTCGATCGAGATGGCGAACGCGCTCTTTAACGAGAACGTCTTTGACGCGCTCGGCTATTTCGACATGTGGAACGACGCGTCGCGCGAATTGCTCGATGCGACGCGCGACAGATATGGACTAGACCTTTCGGCCGAGCTGATGAACTGGTCGCGCCGGGGCGTCTTCATGTACAGCACCGTGCATCCGATGAGCTTCGTGCTGTTCGATCTCTCCAAGAAGCTTTTCGAGAGGGTCTCACTCAAGCCGCGCGCGGTGAATTTCAACTATTACGCCATCCATGACCTCGCGCGCAGCGAGATCTTCCCGATCTATCCGCCGATCGCCAAGCGTTACGGGGCGCAGGGCGGCTACATGTTCAAGCTGCAGAACCACCATATCTCGACGACCGTCGGCGACTTCCTGACGCTGCCGCAGTACATCGCGTCCTGCTACAATATCTACGGCAAGCACGATCCGTCGCAGCTCAGCAATCCGCGCGTCGACGCCTGGCTCGCCGACGAGGCGACAAGCGGATTCCTGATGAGATTGGCGCGGGAGAATTTCGTCGCGGGCCTCGCGCCGACCCTGTGAGCTGCTTGCGTCATTCCCAACGCGCGCAACGCGCGCGATCGGGAATACAGAGCAAGATCAGCCTTCGTGGATCGATTCTGGATTCCCGGTCAGGCCTTCGGCCTGCCGGGAATGACAAGCTCCATGCGCGCGGATAACCGCGCTATTTCCAGCGCGTGTCGAATGTCGCGAGGTTGAAGGGCGGCTTGTAGGGATGCAGCGGATTTTCGCCGCTGAAGGGCGTCGCCACGGTGAGAATGCGCTCGCGATGTTTCAGGGGCGCGAAACCCGAAGGGTCAAGCGCGCCGGTGAAGCCGATAAGATGCGCCGGATCGACATTGAGCTTGAACCCCGGCGGCGGACGCATCCAGCTCTGCGCGGCCACATCCATATAGGCCGTCTTCAGCATATGGTTGAGGCCCCACTGCGTCGGCACGAAGCAGGATTTGGCCGAATCCGACATGTCCCAATAATAGGTGTCGGGTCGCAATTCGAGCGTCGCGTCGCCTTCGAAAATCGCGATTGATCCTTCGTGCATGAGATGCCGCACTTCGGCGAAACCCGCGAAGGGGTCGACGAGATGGTAATAGACGCCCAGGCAGAGGATGATGTCGAAAGTCTCGTTGAGCTTCGAGGCTTCGTAGATCGAGACGCTCTGATTGATCTCGACGTTTGATTTGAGGAGTTTCTTGGCGAGACGCAGTCCGGCGCCGCTCGCCCAATTCTGGCTCACGTCGTCCGTGGCAAGAACGCGCTTGGCGCCGCGCCGCTCGGCGTAAAAGCTCCAGAATCCGTCCCAGCAGCCGATTTCGAGCACGCTCTTGCCGGCGAAATCGATCTTGTCGAGTTCGCTCTCGATGAAGCGCCAGATGCGACGGTGATCGTCGGCTTGCGACACGCTGAGGGCGCGCAGCCCGTCTCCGAAATCGAACTCATGATACCAATGAATGGCGTCGATTTCTTTTTGCAGCGCTTCGCGCGAGGCTGCGTCCTGCACGTCCATCGAATGTCCTTTGGATAATTGCGTCAGGCGCGCGAAAGCGTCCACTCTGATCGCGCGGCGAGGGCGCGGAGTTTGCCTTTATTCCGCGCTCCATGCAAGGTGAGGACGCGCCGTCCCGACGCCGTCGAGACTCTCCATGTCCAGCGCGAAAGCGCGAATGCGCGGCGCGATCTCGTCGCGAAAGCGCGAGCCGTTGAAGACGCCGTAATGGCCGACGCCTTTCTGCACATAATGGCGCTTTCGGGCGGCAGGAATGTTGGCGCAGAGATCCAGCGCGGCTTCGGTCTGGCCGACGCCGGAAATGTCGTCTTTTTCGCCCTCGACGGCGAAGAGCGCCGTGCGGCTGATCGCTTTGAGGTCGATGAGATTGCCTCGGTGGCGCAACAGGCCGAGCGGCACCTGGTGGCGGACGAACACGCGATCGACGGTTTGAAGATAGAATTCCGCGGTCAGATCCATCACCGCGAGATATTCATCGTAAAAATCGCGATGCCTTTCGGCGGAGTCGCCGTCGCCCTCGACGAGATGGTTGAACATTTCGAGATGCGCCGAGATATGGCGCTCGAAATTCATCGACATGAAGCCGGAGAGCTGCAGAAAGCCCGGATAGACTTGGCGTCCCATCCCCGCGTGCGGAAACGGCACGGTGTGGATGCAGTGGCTGCGGAACCAATCCATGCCGCGCTGCTGCGCCAGCTTGTTGACGGCCGTCGGATTCACCCGGGGGTCGATGGGGCCGCCGATCAGCACCATCGATTCCGGAACGTCGGGATCGTTGTCCGCCTCCATCGCGGCGATCGCGCAGATGAGCGGCACCGAGGCCTGACAGACGCCAAGCGTATGCAACGGCGTTTGGGTCGCGTCCAATGCCAGGAAGCGCATGATTTCGCCGAGATAATCTATGTAATCGTCAAGATCGAAGGAGCCGTCGACGAGCGGCACCGTTCGCGCGTCGCTCCAGTCCGTGACGTAGACGTCGTGGGTTGGCAAGAACGCTTCGACCGTGCCGCGCAGCAGCGTCGCATAGTGGCCGGACATCGGCGCGACAATCAGCAATTTCGACTGTCGGGGCGCCGGACCAGTGAACAGCCGCTTGAAATGCAGCAGGCCGCAAAAGGGGCGGCTCCAGACGACTTCCTCGAGGATCTCGACCTCGGCGCCGTCGACAACCGTCGTGTCCAAGCCGAACAGCGGTTTCCCGTAGCGGCGAGTCATGCGCTCGAACAGCTCCGCCGAGGCGGCGACGTTGCGGCCGAACGACGTATGATGCAGCGGATTGAGCGGATTCTTCATCGCGTGCAACATCGCGTCCGACGCGGCCCGCGCCGGTGCGAAAGCCAAGTGCAACATTTCGTAGAGCTGGTAAGACATACGGTCCATCTTTACGCTTCTCCCCGCCACCCCCGTCGCAGCGCCGCGCTGCGGTTTCATGTTGCACTGCACAATCAGCTTATAACACATTCAAGATGGGCAAAGTTAGAAAACTGGCGAGCAGAGCTGTGGCCCACGGACCTGAAAATTTGCAGTTCTGTCATACTCTCGCAGTCAAGGCCCCGACTGCAAGCAAAAACCAGAGCGTGGCGGTTGAAATCTGATAGAGCGCCAAAGCGCGGCGAATATCCGCCGCATTGGCTTCGCGCCGACCGTCGCCAAGATTCGCGCCGTCCACCGCCTCAGCCCCGCCGTAGGCGCGTGGCCCGCCGAGCTTGAGGCCAAGCGCCCCCGCAGCCGCGGCTTCGGGCCAGCCGGCGTTGGGCGAGACGTGATGCGGCGCATCGCGCCAGGCCGTGGTCAGCGCTTTGGCCGGGGACGCGCCCTTCATCGCCAAGGCGCCGATCGCCAGCAGGCCCGCCGATGCGCGCGCGGGAAGAAAGTTCATCACATCGTCGCAGCGGGCCGCGGCCCAGCCGAAGGCGCGATGGCGCGGCGACTTGTGGCCGATCATGCTGTCGGCGGTGTTGACGATCTTATAGGCCAGCGCGCCCGGCAGGCCGAAGAATGCGAGCCAGAGCGCCGGCGCGACGACGCCGTCGGAGAAATTCTCGGCGAGGCTCTCGATGGCGGCGCGGGCGACGCCGGAGGCGTCCAGCGCCGATACGTCGCGGCCGACGATTTTCGCCACCGCCGCCCGGCCGTCTTGCACCGAAATCGCCAGACCCTCGGCGACCGCGGCGACATGCGCATGAAGGCTGCGCTGCGCCAGAAGGCTGGACGCAAGCACAGCGAGCGCAATCCAGCCGAGTGGAAGCGCGAGCGCCGCGCGTTGGATCAGCGCGCCGCTCCCAACGGCGACGACAAGAAGCATGGCGAGCGCGAGGGCGCCTGTCGATCGTCGACGCGCGAAGGACTCGCCCTCACGGTTCAGCCCCCGATCGAGCCCGGCGATCAGCGCGCCCATCCATGTCACCGGATGGCCGATCCTGCGAAAAAGCGCGTCCGGATAGCCGGCGCCCGCCTCGATGGCGAGCGCCAGAAGCGCAACGCCGAAATTCACCGTCCAAAAAGCGCGGTGATCGAGGCCTTGGCGAGCGCATTCTGATTAATGGTGAAGCCCGCGATGGCGGTGCGGCCATGAGCGGCGTCGCCGAGCGTTTCAGTCTTGAGCGCATAGACGGTGAAGACGTAACGGTGCGGCTTGCCGGGCGGCGGGCAGGGGCCGCCATAGGCCTTGTCGCCGAAGTCGGTCTCCAAATGATGCGCGCCGGGCGGCAGATTTTTGCCCGACGCGTCGCCGGCGCCCCGCTTCAAGCCGCGAGCGTCGGCCGGAATATCGACCACGAGCCAGTGCCAGAAGCCGGCGCCGCCCGTCGGCGCATCGGGATCGTGCACCGCGACGGCGAAGCTCTTGGTGCCGGGCGGCGGGTCGCTCCAATTGAGCTCCGGCGAGACGTTCTCGCCGGTGCAGCTCATGGAATCATAGACATGCGCCATATCGATCGTCTTGCCTTCGGCGATGTCGGGACTTGTGAGTTCGAACGCCTGGGCGCCGCTCGACTCGGAGGCGGCCAGCGCGATAAGGCCGAGAAAGGATGAAACGCTGCGCAACATGTAAGCGTGCTCCTCGAATCTGGAAAATCGCCGCATCTTTAGCGGATTGGCGCGCCGGTGTCGCGCGCTCGCGCTTCGCGGTAAAGAGGGCGCATGAGCGATGCGGGAAGCAGGCGTCCTTTGCGCCGCGGCTGGACGACGGGCGCCTGCGCCACCGCCGCGACGCGCGCCGCCTTCGAGGCGCTGATGACGCGCGCGCCGCCGCCCGACCCGGTCGAGATCGCGTTGCCGTCGGGAAAGCGCGTGGCTTTCGCGCTGGCGACCTTCGAACGGGACGCGGATGTCGCCCGCGCCGGCGTGGTCAAGGACGCCGGCGACGATCCGGACGTCACCCACGGCGCGCTTGTTTGCGCGCAAGTGCGCCGCGGCGCTGCCGGCGCCGGCGTGCGGTTTTTCGCGGGCGAGGGCGTCGGCGTGGTGACGCGTCCGGGGCTTCCGCTGGCGCCCGGCGAGCCGGCGATCAATCCGGTGCCGCGCAAGATGATGGTCGAGACGATTATCGAGGCGAGCGCGAAGATCGGCGTCGGCGCGGACGCGGACATCGAGATTTCGATCCCCGGCGGCGAGGAGCTCGCCAAACATACGCTCAACGGCCGACTGGGGATCGTCGGCGGACTCTCCATTCTCGGCACGACCGGAATCGTGACGCCCTTTTCCTGCGCCGCCTGGATCGACAGCATCCATCGCGGCGTCGATGTCGCGCGCGCCAGCGGTCTGGCGCATGTCGCCGGAACGACCGGCTCGACTTCCGAAGCCGCGGTGAAGCGACTTTATGATCTGCCGGAGACGGCGCTCATCGAAATGGGCGATTTCGTCGGCGGGCTGTTGAAATATCTTCGCACGCATCCGGTCGCGCGCGTGACGATCGGCGGCGGCTTCGCCAAAATGACCAAGCTCGCGCAAGGACGGCTCGATCTCCATTCGGGGCGCTCGAGCGTCGATTTTGCGCGGCTCGCCCAAACCGCGCGCGAGGTCGGCGCGGGCGAAGAGATCGCCGCGCTCATCGAGAGCGCCAACAGCGCGCTCGAAGCCTTGCAGGTCGCGCGGAGCGCCGGGGTCGACCTTCCGGTGCCGATCGCCCGCGCCGCGTGGAGAACCGCCGCGCGGGCGCTCGATGCGGCGGAGAGCGAATTGGAGGTCATCATATTCGATCGCGAGGGGGCTCTGCTTGCCCGCACGGCGCTCCAAAGAGCCCAGACATGAACGAAAATCCGCACCTTACCCTTGTGCTCGGCGGCGCGCGCTCAGGCAAAAGCGCTTACGCGGAAAGTCTCATCGTCACGCATCCGTCGCCCTGGACCTATATTGCGACGGCGGACATTCTCGATGAGGAAATGCGCGCGCGCGTCGACGCGCATCGCGCAAGACGCGGCGAGGATTGGCGCACGGTCGAAGCGGCGCAAGCGCTCGTCGAAGCGATTCGGGAGGCGCCAGTCGATGGGCCGCTGCTGATCGACTGTCTCACGCTCTGGCTGAGCAATCGGCTGCTCGGCGGCGCTGATCTTTCGCGCGATCGCGCCGCGCTTGTTGAAGCGCTGTCGTCCCGCTCGGCGCCGACCGTCGCCGTCTCGTCCGAGGTTGGATTGTCGATCGTGCCGGACAATGCGCTGGCGCGTTCTTTCCGTGATGCGGCAGGCGAATTGCATCAGGCTGTCTCACGGCGTGCGGGAAGCGTCGCGCTTGTCGTCGCGGGCAATCCGCTGATCGTGAAGGGTCATCGGAGCGTCTGATTTTTGGCGTTCTGTATAGATTTGGTCTTGGAGGCGGGTATCGATCTTGGCGCGTATTGAGCTTGGGGCGCGTAATTTGAAGGAGAGAATTCATGTGCAACAGTTTGCTTAAATCAAAAATCCTTGTCGCTGTCGCCATCGCGGCCCTTTTTGCGATCGAAGCTGCGTCGGGCGCCGAGCGCCTGCCGGCTTACGGCGCAAATCTGTCCGAGACTTCCGTGTCAGGGCTTTCATCGGGCGCGGCGATGGCCTTGCAGTTCCATGTGGCGCATTCCGGCGTTGTCAAAGGCGCGGGGATCATCGCTGGCGTGCCGTACGATTGCGCGGAGCAGAGCTCTAATCGCGCGACCGGCAATTGCATGAAGCCGGACGCCGCCCACCCTGTCCCGGATCCGGCGCATCTTACGGATATCACCGACTCGCTCGCACGCTCCGGGGCGATAGACGATGTCGCCAATTTGAACGATGC of Methylocystis sp. SC2 contains these proteins:
- a CDS encoding WcbI family polysaccharide biosynthesis putative acetyltransferase, yielding MLTQVDRQILKSWRQYAIEPRIAKFTGRIMRNTGPRIAIIGNCQSFGVAYAMKVLDPSATVDHFSMIARARSTMGLFVKTLETYDYVFSHDFLDGHVRGGGSEELRQRLPKTIMFPAITFAAFHPDLVYIHDLSRMHGFVCGPIGPYHSAIALFAYRKGLSIEMANALFNENVFDALGYFDMWNDASRELLDATRDRYGLDLSAELMNWSRRGVFMYSTVHPMSFVLFDLSKKLFERVSLKPRAVNFNYYAIHDLARSEIFPIYPPIAKRYGAQGGYMFKLQNHHISTTVGDFLTLPQYIASCYNIYGKHDPSQLSNPRVDAWLADEATSGFLMRLARENFVAGLAPTL
- a CDS encoding DUF1772 domain-containing protein gives rise to the protein MIIGSLALATAGAFTGASLYVNYVEQPARLALTDDALIKEWEPSDHRGFIVLASFAALAALFGFIAYRELDDVRWLFGALLAIASWPYTYLAIVPLNNRILALIQADAAHEARKVIDLWGRLELGQTALGLVATLIYVWAAA
- a CDS encoding polyhydroxyalkanoate depolymerase, giving the protein MDRMSYQLYEMLHLAFAPARAASDAMLHAMKNPLNPLHHTSFGRNVAASAELFERMTRRYGKPLFGLDTTVVDGAEVEILEEVVWSRPFCGLLHFKRLFTGPAPRQSKLLIVAPMSGHYATLLRGTVEAFLPTHDVYVTDWSDARTVPLVDGSFDLDDYIDYLGEIMRFLALDATQTPLHTLGVCQASVPLICAIAAMEADNDPDVPESMVLIGGPIDPRVNPTAVNKLAQQRGMDWFRSHCIHTVPFPHAGMGRQVYPGFLQLSGFMSMNFERHISAHLEMFNHLVEGDGDSAERHRDFYDEYLAVMDLTAEFYLQTVDRVFVRHQVPLGLLRHRGNLIDLKAISRTALFAVEGEKDDISGVGQTEAALDLCANIPAARKRHYVQKGVGHYGVFNGSRFRDEIAPRIRAFALDMESLDGVGTARPHLAWSAE
- the cbiB gene encoding adenosylcobinamide-phosphate synthase CbiB, giving the protein MNFGVALLALAIEAGAGYPDALFRRIGHPVTWMGALIAGLDRGLNREGESFARRRSTGALALAMLLVVAVGSGALIQRAALALPLGWIALAVLASSLLAQRSLHAHVAAVAEGLAISVQDGRAAVAKIVGRDVSALDASGVARAAIESLAENFSDGVVAPALWLAFFGLPGALAYKIVNTADSMIGHKSPRHRAFGWAAARCDDVMNFLPARASAGLLAIGALAMKGASPAKALTTAWRDAPHHVSPNAGWPEAAAAGALGLKLGGPRAYGGAEAVDGANLGDGRREANAADIRRALALYQISTATLWFLLAVGALTARV
- a CDS encoding L,D-transpeptidase → MSFRYVTAASALLAVFLAGCNGGTPLPDPRLNGRDAEFMALAPKAGVSSQYERYLVDYKTNEPVGSIIVDNRSKFLYYVMPGGKAVRYGVATGQDAMAFTGRAYVGGMQEWPRWIPPKDMLERWPHLQPTADAGGLPGGPDNPLGSRALYLYQNGKDTLYRIHGTNEPDKIGQAVSSGCIRMRDIDAIDLYNRVKVGTKVVVL
- a CDS encoding GSCFA domain-containing protein, with amino-acid sequence MAENPYSSLPDHRFWRKAVTSLPPFALDPIIRTPFKISPQDKVATGGSCFAQEIAMRLQASGFHYYLAEQPPAGMSADEALRRNYSMYSCRYGNLYTTAQLLQLIQRAYGRFTPQLDFWNRPEDGRVVDPFRPRIEPDGYATVDEMRADRARHLAAVRHMLETMDVFVFTFGHTETWRHKPDGAILQLAPGVAGGTWDPGVYEFYNMTVSEVVRDFMAAVDLIREVNPKVRIVLSVSPVGIIATYEDRHVIESNCAVKAILRAAADEVVRARPNIAYLPSYDLATVSPNVPMFYREDTRRINPYGVDRAMRVFFDHFTDRRKEQDAVKAVKIDVAAEAESNSRVVCDEEAIESA
- the lpdA gene encoding dihydrolipoyl dehydrogenase, with amino-acid sequence MTYDLIVIGSGPGGYVCAIRAAQLGLKTAVVEKDPTFGGTCLNVGCIPSKALLHASHMFAEAAHGLAPLGVMVDPPRLDLAAMMKHKDDTVGANVNGVAFLFRKHKIESFRGVGRLKGVGRVEVVGAEGAVQTLETKNIVLATGSAVAPLRDAAGAQIPVDEKLILSSTGALALAKTPKRLAVVGAGVIGLELGSVWRRLGTEVIAIEYLERILPGFDLEIAARFQKILEKQGFAFRLASKVTGVRREGAGKAERAVVSYSSVDGATSDTIEADAVLIATGRIPFTQGLGLEGAGVALERGRIVIDEGFATNVPGVYAIGDVVRGPMLAHKAEDEGIAVAEILAGQAGHVNYGVIPSVVYTMPEVAAVGMTEEEAKSRGIEVAIGKFPFTANGRARAMRATDGFVKIIADAATDRVVGVHILGAAAGELIAEAAVLMEFSGSAEDLARTCHAHPTLSEAMREAAFAVAKRAIHI
- a CDS encoding bifunctional 2-polyprenyl-6-hydroxyphenol methylase/3-demethylubiquinol 3-O-methyltransferase UbiG, yielding MDVQDAASREALQKEIDAIHWYHEFDFGDGLRALSVSQADDHRRIWRFIESELDKIDFAGKSVLEIGCWDGFWSFYAERRGAKRVLATDDVSQNWASGAGLRLAKKLLKSNVEINQSVSIYEASKLNETFDIILCLGVYYHLVDPFAGFAEVRHLMHEGSIAIFEGDATLELRPDTYYWDMSDSAKSCFVPTQWGLNHMLKTAYMDVAAQSWMRPPPGFKLNVDPAHLIGFTGALDPSGFAPLKHRERILTVATPFSGENPLHPYKPPFNLATFDTRWK